In Brassica napus cultivar Da-Ae chromosome A3, Da-Ae, whole genome shotgun sequence, the sequence AAAATGTCCTCAGCTCACGTTTACCTAAGGCTTCATAAAGGCCAGGGTTTTGATGACATTAACGAAGGTGTGCTGGAGGACTGTGCTCAGCTTGTGAAAGCCAACTCCATTCAAGGTAAAACCTAAAGCCCTTTTCCGCTTGTCGTGAACTTCAAATTTACATAACCATTAGTCTTTTGGAGTATCAGTTTGTCCCCATTTCTTATAGAAGGAGGGCACATATAGGTTATATTCTGTTTTCTTACCGACTGGCTTCTGGGATTATGTGCCAGGCAACAAGGTGAACAACGTCGATGTTGTGTACACTCCCTGGTCCAACTTGAAGAAAACCGCCTCCATGGATGTTGGTCAAGTTGGTTTCCACAACTCAAAGATGGTAAGCTTCTTCATCTCCCAAGTAAATTTTGCGTTGTGCATATATTAAAAAGTGCTCATGCATGGTTGGTTGTGTGTTTCTTTAAGGTCCGGACTATCAGAGTGGAGAAACGAGTCAATGATATAGTTAACAGgttgaacaaaacaaaagttGAGAGAACCCCTGATCTGAGAGGTAAGTCTTTGGCATATGAAGTGACTATAGCTTTGCCAGTCAGCTTAACTTAACAATCTATTACATTGTATGGTTTGTTTCATAATGAAGCCGAGAGAGAAGCAGTGAACGCTGCAGAGAGAGCTGAGAGGAAGCAACACCTGAGGGAGAAGGTGAGCTTTCTGTTTTGGTCCTTGTCATCTTCTTAATCTGTGAAAAGTCTCTATTGGTTAGGTTTTGACTCAAATCCTTCTTGCCTTTGGGT encodes:
- the LOC106429970 gene encoding coiled-coil domain-containing protein 25, which translates into the protein MVFYFKARPDAGDYTIFMGLDKFENEELIKYGFPEDVWFHVDKMSSAHVYLRLHKGQGFDDINEGVLEDCAQLVKANSIQGNKVNNVDVVYTPWSNLKKTASMDVGQVGFHNSKMVRTIRVEKRVNDIVNRLNKTKVERTPDLRAEREAVNAAERAERKQHLREKKKREEIERLEKERQAEMRSYKGLMVTDKMTSNKDIASSNKSLQELEDDFM